From a single Sus scrofa isolate TJ Tabasco breed Duroc chromosome 13, Sscrofa11.1, whole genome shotgun sequence genomic region:
- the ASTE1 gene encoding protein asteroid homolog 1 isoform X3 — MGIRGLMSFVEDHSNEFFTDLKLRDTKIIIDGYALFHRLCFNSNLELRYGGDYDSFADVVQKFFEALFVCKICPYVVLDGGCDISDKKLKTLKDRAREKIQMAHSLSVGGGGCVCPLLIREVFIQVLIKLQVCFVQCFSEADRDIMTLANHWNCPVLSSDSDFCIFDLKSGFCPLNSFQWRNVNTVKGTRDHYIPAKCFSLDALCRHFGHMNKALLPLFAVLCGNDHINLPIVETFLSQVRPPLGAPSSKGRRHHRVLGLLNWLSCFADPTEALDNVLKHLPKKSRASVEELLCCSMEEYLQSQVRLQDFFQQGTYSCPDTLNRGFPPWVLVALARGQLSPFVSDALVLRRTILHTQVENMQRINAHRVSLPIRQVIYGLLANVSPPSGDMAWNRQPLQPRAFSEVERINKNIKTSVVDAAELPKDYSDLSRLTELSLARRQMLLLETLKVKQAILDPIPPALKLPIAVSCYWVQHSEVKAKLQHLQALLLGMLLGPLHTTINSPEEEALRGGGAKMLYEELQRVKAQPPGQGLDLDAAHVFCQWQSCLQMGLYLNQLLSSPLPEPDLPRSE; from the exons ATGGGTATCCGAGGACTAATGAGTTTTGTGGAAGATCATAGCAATGAATTCTTCACTGACTTGAAGTTACGAGACACAAAAATAATCATTGACGGCTATGCTCTCTTCCACCGGCTTTGCTTCAATTCTAACTTGGAGCTCCGGTATGGAGGGGACTATGATTCCTTTGCAGATGTTGTACAAAAATTTTTTGAAGCACTCTTTGTTTGTAAAATCTGCCCATATGTTGTATTAGATGGAGGATGTGACATCTCCGATAAAAAGCTTAAAACTTTAAAGGACCGAGCCAGGGAGAAGATCCAGATGGCCCATTCCCTTTctgttggtgggggtgggtgtgtgtgtcctTTGCTCATCCGAGAAGTCTTCATACAGGTTCTGATCAAGTTACAGGTATGTTTTGTCCAGTGCTTTTCAGAAGCAGATCGAGACATTATGACACTTGCCAATCATTGGAATTGCCCAGTGCTATCTTCCGATAGTGACTTTTGCATTTTTGACCTGAAAAGCGGGTTTTGCCCATTGAACAGCTTTCAGTGGAGAAACGTAAACACTGTCAAGGGTACACGAGACCACTACATCCCTGCCAAGTGCTTCTCCCTTGACGCGCTCTGCCGTCACTTTGGCCACATGAACAAAGCTCTCTTGCCTCTTTTTGCAGTGCTGTGTGGAAATGACCACATTAATCTGCCCATCGTGGAGACATTCTTAAGTCAAGTCCGTCCTCCTCTTGGGGCTCCCAGTTCCAAGGGGAGGAGACACCACAGGGTGCTGGGACTTCTCAATTGGTTGTCTTGCTTTGCTGACCCAACGGAAGCACTCGATAATGTTCTAAAACATCTCCCCAAAAAGAGCCGAGCAAGTGTGGAGGAGCTTCTCTGCTGCTCCATGGAGGAGTACCTGCAGTCCCAGGTGAGGCTGCAGGACTTCTTCCAACAGGGGACTTACTCCTGCCCAGACACCCTGAATCGGGGTTTTCCGCCGTGGGTCCTTGTGGCCTTGGCCAGAGGCCAACTGTCCCCTTTCGTCAGTGATGCTCTGGTGCTGAGACGGACTATTCTGCACACACAGGTGGAAAACATGCAACGAATAAATGCCCACAGAGTCTCTCTGCCCATCCGGCAAGTCATCTATGGGCTCCTTGCCAATGTTTCTCCACCTTCAGGAGACATGGCCTGGAACAGACAGCCCCTTCAGCCTCGAGCTTTCAGTGAAGTGGAAAggattaataaaaatatcaaaacatcaGTGGTTGATGCAGCAGAACTGCCCAAGGATTATTCTGACTTAAGCAGATTGACAGAG CTCTCTTTGGCTAGACGGCAGATGCTCTTGTTAGAAACACTGAAGGTGAAACAGGCCATACTGGACCCAATCCCTCCTGCGCTGAAGCTGCCCATCGCTGTCAGCTGCTACTGGGTGCAGCACTCAGAGGTCAAGGCCAAGCTGCAACATCTGCAAGCCTTACTGCTGGGGATGCTGCTGGGGCCCTTGCACACCACGATCAACAGCCCTG AGGAGGAAGCTCTGCGTGGGGGTGGCGCTAAGATGCTGTACGAAGAGCTGCAACGAGTGAAGGCACAGcctccaggccaggggctggacTTGGATGCAGCGCACGTCTTCTGTCAGTGGCAGAGCTGCCTTCAGATGGGGCTGTATCTCAACCAGCTGCTGTCCTCACCTCTCCCAGAGCCAGACCTACCTCG GTCTGAATGA
- the ASTE1 gene encoding protein asteroid homolog 1 isoform X2, whose product MGIRGLMSFVEDHSNEFFTDLKLRDTKIIIDGYALFHRLCFNSNLELRYGGDYDSFADVVQKFFEALFVCKICPYVVLDGGCDISDKKLKTLKDRAREKIQMAHSLSVGGGGCVCPLLIREVFIQVLIKLQVCFVQCFSEADRDIMTLANHWNCPVLSSDSDFCIFDLKSGFCPLNSFQWRNVNTVKGTRDHYIPAKCFSLDALCRHFGHMNKALLPLFAVLCGNDHINLPIVETFLSQVRPPLGAPSSKGRRHHRVLGLLNWLSCFADPTEALDNVLKHLPKKSRASVEELLCCSMEEYLQSQVENMQRINAHRVSLPIRQVIYGLLANVSPPSGDMAWNRQPLQPRAFSEVERINKNIKTSVVDAAELPKDYSDLSRLTELSLARRQMLLLETLKVKQAILDPIPPALKLPIAVSCYWVQHSEVKAKLQHLQALLLGMLLGPLHTTINSPEEEALRGGGAKMLYEELQRVKAQPPGQGLDLDAAHVFCQWQSCLQMGLYLNQLLSSPLPEPDLPRLYSGRLVHGLCRQLLTAASVESLLSACPEAQQLYEQLFNAMRSYAPAELFLPQGKSTSKKKRQKKQGNSLSKNRVGTALDARGWHERSNRFGPLMVGPWRSTRTA is encoded by the exons ATGGGTATCCGAGGACTAATGAGTTTTGTGGAAGATCATAGCAATGAATTCTTCACTGACTTGAAGTTACGAGACACAAAAATAATCATTGACGGCTATGCTCTCTTCCACCGGCTTTGCTTCAATTCTAACTTGGAGCTCCGGTATGGAGGGGACTATGATTCCTTTGCAGATGTTGTACAAAAATTTTTTGAAGCACTCTTTGTTTGTAAAATCTGCCCATATGTTGTATTAGATGGAGGATGTGACATCTCCGATAAAAAGCTTAAAACTTTAAAGGACCGAGCCAGGGAGAAGATCCAGATGGCCCATTCCCTTTctgttggtgggggtgggtgtgtgtgtcctTTGCTCATCCGAGAAGTCTTCATACAGGTTCTGATCAAGTTACAGGTATGTTTTGTCCAGTGCTTTTCAGAAGCAGATCGAGACATTATGACACTTGCCAATCATTGGAATTGCCCAGTGCTATCTTCCGATAGTGACTTTTGCATTTTTGACCTGAAAAGCGGGTTTTGCCCATTGAACAGCTTTCAGTGGAGAAACGTAAACACTGTCAAGGGTACACGAGACCACTACATCCCTGCCAAGTGCTTCTCCCTTGACGCGCTCTGCCGTCACTTTGGCCACATGAACAAAGCTCTCTTGCCTCTTTTTGCAGTGCTGTGTGGAAATGACCACATTAATCTGCCCATCGTGGAGACATTCTTAAGTCAAGTCCGTCCTCCTCTTGGGGCTCCCAGTTCCAAGGGGAGGAGACACCACAGGGTGCTGGGACTTCTCAATTGGTTGTCTTGCTTTGCTGACCCAACGGAAGCACTCGATAATGTTCTAAAACATCTCCCCAAAAAGAGCCGAGCAAGTGTGGAGGAGCTTCTCTGCTGCTCCATGGAGGAGTACCTGCAGTCCCAG GTGGAAAACATGCAACGAATAAATGCCCACAGAGTCTCTCTGCCCATCCGGCAAGTCATCTATGGGCTCCTTGCCAATGTTTCTCCACCTTCAGGAGACATGGCCTGGAACAGACAGCCCCTTCAGCCTCGAGCTTTCAGTGAAGTGGAAAggattaataaaaatatcaaaacatcaGTGGTTGATGCAGCAGAACTGCCCAAGGATTATTCTGACTTAAGCAGATTGACAGAG CTCTCTTTGGCTAGACGGCAGATGCTCTTGTTAGAAACACTGAAGGTGAAACAGGCCATACTGGACCCAATCCCTCCTGCGCTGAAGCTGCCCATCGCTGTCAGCTGCTACTGGGTGCAGCACTCAGAGGTCAAGGCCAAGCTGCAACATCTGCAAGCCTTACTGCTGGGGATGCTGCTGGGGCCCTTGCACACCACGATCAACAGCCCTG AGGAGGAAGCTCTGCGTGGGGGTGGCGCTAAGATGCTGTACGAAGAGCTGCAACGAGTGAAGGCACAGcctccaggccaggggctggacTTGGATGCAGCGCACGTCTTCTGTCAGTGGCAGAGCTGCCTTCAGATGGGGCTGTATCTCAACCAGCTGCTGTCCTCACCTCTCCCAGAGCCAGACCTACCTCG ACTGTACAGTGGGCGCCTGGTACACGGGCTGTGCCGACAACTGCTGACGGCAGCCTCAGTGGAGAGTCTCCTGAGTGCCTGTCCTGAGGCCCAGCAACTCTATGAACAACTGTTCAACGCCATGAGGTCATATGCCCCTGCTGAACTATTCTTACCACAGGGCAAATcaacgtcaaaaaaaaaaagacaaaagaaacaaggCAACAGCTTGTCAAAGAACAGAGTGGGGACTGCCTTGGATGCTAGGGGTTGGCATGAGAGAAGCAATCGGTTTGGGCCGTTGATGGTGGGGCCTTGGAGGAGCACACGGACGGCTTAG
- the ASTE1 gene encoding protein asteroid homolog 1 isoform X1, whose protein sequence is MGIRGLMSFVEDHSNEFFTDLKLRDTKIIIDGYALFHRLCFNSNLELRYGGDYDSFADVVQKFFEALFVCKICPYVVLDGGCDISDKKLKTLKDRAREKIQMAHSLSVGGGGCVCPLLIREVFIQVLIKLQVCFVQCFSEADRDIMTLANHWNCPVLSSDSDFCIFDLKSGFCPLNSFQWRNVNTVKGTRDHYIPAKCFSLDALCRHFGHMNKALLPLFAVLCGNDHINLPIVETFLSQVRPPLGAPSSKGRRHHRVLGLLNWLSCFADPTEALDNVLKHLPKKSRASVEELLCCSMEEYLQSQVRLQDFFQQGTYSCPDTLNRGFPPWVLVALARGQLSPFVSDALVLRRTILHTQVENMQRINAHRVSLPIRQVIYGLLANVSPPSGDMAWNRQPLQPRAFSEVERINKNIKTSVVDAAELPKDYSDLSRLTELSLARRQMLLLETLKVKQAILDPIPPALKLPIAVSCYWVQHSEVKAKLQHLQALLLGMLLGPLHTTINSPEEEALRGGGAKMLYEELQRVKAQPPGQGLDLDAAHVFCQWQSCLQMGLYLNQLLSSPLPEPDLPRLYSGRLVHGLCRQLLTAASVESLLSACPEAQQLYEQLFNAMRSYAPAELFLPQGKSTSKKKRQKKQGNSLSKNRVGTALDARGWHERSNRFGPLMVGPWRSTRTA, encoded by the exons ATGGGTATCCGAGGACTAATGAGTTTTGTGGAAGATCATAGCAATGAATTCTTCACTGACTTGAAGTTACGAGACACAAAAATAATCATTGACGGCTATGCTCTCTTCCACCGGCTTTGCTTCAATTCTAACTTGGAGCTCCGGTATGGAGGGGACTATGATTCCTTTGCAGATGTTGTACAAAAATTTTTTGAAGCACTCTTTGTTTGTAAAATCTGCCCATATGTTGTATTAGATGGAGGATGTGACATCTCCGATAAAAAGCTTAAAACTTTAAAGGACCGAGCCAGGGAGAAGATCCAGATGGCCCATTCCCTTTctgttggtgggggtgggtgtgtgtgtcctTTGCTCATCCGAGAAGTCTTCATACAGGTTCTGATCAAGTTACAGGTATGTTTTGTCCAGTGCTTTTCAGAAGCAGATCGAGACATTATGACACTTGCCAATCATTGGAATTGCCCAGTGCTATCTTCCGATAGTGACTTTTGCATTTTTGACCTGAAAAGCGGGTTTTGCCCATTGAACAGCTTTCAGTGGAGAAACGTAAACACTGTCAAGGGTACACGAGACCACTACATCCCTGCCAAGTGCTTCTCCCTTGACGCGCTCTGCCGTCACTTTGGCCACATGAACAAAGCTCTCTTGCCTCTTTTTGCAGTGCTGTGTGGAAATGACCACATTAATCTGCCCATCGTGGAGACATTCTTAAGTCAAGTCCGTCCTCCTCTTGGGGCTCCCAGTTCCAAGGGGAGGAGACACCACAGGGTGCTGGGACTTCTCAATTGGTTGTCTTGCTTTGCTGACCCAACGGAAGCACTCGATAATGTTCTAAAACATCTCCCCAAAAAGAGCCGAGCAAGTGTGGAGGAGCTTCTCTGCTGCTCCATGGAGGAGTACCTGCAGTCCCAGGTGAGGCTGCAGGACTTCTTCCAACAGGGGACTTACTCCTGCCCAGACACCCTGAATCGGGGTTTTCCGCCGTGGGTCCTTGTGGCCTTGGCCAGAGGCCAACTGTCCCCTTTCGTCAGTGATGCTCTGGTGCTGAGACGGACTATTCTGCACACACAGGTGGAAAACATGCAACGAATAAATGCCCACAGAGTCTCTCTGCCCATCCGGCAAGTCATCTATGGGCTCCTTGCCAATGTTTCTCCACCTTCAGGAGACATGGCCTGGAACAGACAGCCCCTTCAGCCTCGAGCTTTCAGTGAAGTGGAAAggattaataaaaatatcaaaacatcaGTGGTTGATGCAGCAGAACTGCCCAAGGATTATTCTGACTTAAGCAGATTGACAGAG CTCTCTTTGGCTAGACGGCAGATGCTCTTGTTAGAAACACTGAAGGTGAAACAGGCCATACTGGACCCAATCCCTCCTGCGCTGAAGCTGCCCATCGCTGTCAGCTGCTACTGGGTGCAGCACTCAGAGGTCAAGGCCAAGCTGCAACATCTGCAAGCCTTACTGCTGGGGATGCTGCTGGGGCCCTTGCACACCACGATCAACAGCCCTG AGGAGGAAGCTCTGCGTGGGGGTGGCGCTAAGATGCTGTACGAAGAGCTGCAACGAGTGAAGGCACAGcctccaggccaggggctggacTTGGATGCAGCGCACGTCTTCTGTCAGTGGCAGAGCTGCCTTCAGATGGGGCTGTATCTCAACCAGCTGCTGTCCTCACCTCTCCCAGAGCCAGACCTACCTCG ACTGTACAGTGGGCGCCTGGTACACGGGCTGTGCCGACAACTGCTGACGGCAGCCTCAGTGGAGAGTCTCCTGAGTGCCTGTCCTGAGGCCCAGCAACTCTATGAACAACTGTTCAACGCCATGAGGTCATATGCCCCTGCTGAACTATTCTTACCACAGGGCAAATcaacgtcaaaaaaaaaaagacaaaagaaacaaggCAACAGCTTGTCAAAGAACAGAGTGGGGACTGCCTTGGATGCTAGGGGTTGGCATGAGAGAAGCAATCGGTTTGGGCCGTTGATGGTGGGGCCTTGGAGGAGCACACGGACGGCTTAG